In Lycium ferocissimum isolate CSIRO_LF1 chromosome 11, AGI_CSIRO_Lferr_CH_V1, whole genome shotgun sequence, a single genomic region encodes these proteins:
- the LOC132036770 gene encoding cysteine protease inhibitor 8-like: protein MKSIFSFLLLTTFCLLPFVAFSSTCTCDNPIFLPTTTDDDNGFPLLELPEVLDSNGEPLRVGEEYRILSATSEARRGAVGLAKIGNAKCPNAVVLHPGNIQLGLPVKFYTRHPGPPPLNVIRETNQINVMFSTPNTQRCDNGNFWMVGKPDENAQGLRFVETSRVPEVPDGVFQIEKFTKASPFYKIRHCPNRSTCPKCPCSDVGLTSQSGHSRLALTNQPFSFIFKKVQKSCTDA from the coding sequence ATGAAGTCCATTTTCAGCTTCCTCTTGCTTACTACTTTCTGTTTGCTTCCCTTTGTGGCCTTTTCATCAACTTGCACTTGCGACAATCCCATTTTCCTGCCCACTACTACTGATGACGACAACGGTTTCCCCCTCCTTGAACTTCCTGAAGTGTTGGACAGTAATGGCGAACCACTCCGAGTAGGCGAAGAGTACCGCATTCTCTCCGCTACCTCGGAAGCTCGCAGAGGGGCAGTAGGCTTGGCCAAAATTGGAAACGCCAAATGCCCAAACGCCGTGGTCTTGCACCCAGGGAACATTCAACTAGGCCTGCCCGTTAAATTCTATACTAGGCACCCTGGTCCTCCACCTCTTAATGTGATACGTGAAACTAATCAGATTAATGTTATGTTCTCGACTCCAAATACACAGCGCTGTGATAACGGAAACTTTTGGATGGTTGGTAAACCTGACGAGAATGCACAGGGGCTTAGGTTCGTGGAAACTAGTCGTGTCCCAGAAGTTCCAGACGGCGTTTTTCAGATTGAGAAATTTACTAAGGCATCACCTTTTTACAAGATAAGGCATTGTCCCAACCGATCAACATGTCCAAAATGCCCCTGTTCAGACGTGGGATTGACATCCCAGAGTGGACACAGTCGTCTGGCTCTCACTAACCAGCCTTTTTCCTTCATCTTCAAGAAAGTCCAGAAGAGTTGTACTGATGCATAA